The Geoalkalibacter subterraneus genome contains the following window.
GGAGCGCATCGGCGAGTTCATCAACGCTCTGCCCGGCGTAACGCCTTCCCAGGATTGGGAGATCGCCCAGCAGAAATCCAAGGATCTGACGGAAGCGGGGTTGGATGCGCCCCTGTCGCAGAAGGTTGCAGCCCTGCCTTATCTCGGGGATTTTCTGCCGCTGTTCAACCTGGTGGGAAAAACGCAGAGCGATCTTCATGATGTCGCCTGTGCTCATCGCGACCTGATGGAAAAACTCGGTGTGTCACGCCTGCGCGCGGCGGCCGCCAAAGTTCCGCTGCGCGACCGCTGGGACCGCATGGCCCTTGATGCCCTGGAAAGAGACCTTTCCGTGACTCTTTTCCGGCTGACGAAAGCGGTATTACAGGAAACAGACGGCAATGTGGAACGCTACCTGTCGCGCAGGCGGCAGAAATACCGTGCTCTCAACAATCTCTGGCAGCAGGTGCAGGGCACGGAGCCGATCAATTTCAATCCCTTTATGGTGATCGGGCGGGCGCTCGCCGATCTGCTGTAAGGCTGGCCACATGATGTGCAATCCCTCGGATCGACCCGGGAAAAACTATGAATAGAGGAATTATCGTGAAAAAAAGACAACTTGGCTCCTGTGTCACTTTCTTCCCCCAACCGACCACCCTGATCGCCTCCTGTGATGATGAAGGTCAATGCAACCTGATGACCGCCTCCTGGGCGGGAATCATCAGCAAAACCCCTCCCACCATGGCGATCTCCCTCAACCAGGCCCGCAAAACGTATGAGAACATCGTTCAATCTGGGTGCTTCAGCGTCAACATGGTCCCTGCATCCCTGGCGGTGGAGGCCGATTTCTGCGGGCTCAAATCGGGGCGTGACCTGGATAAAAGCGAGGTGACCGGCCTGGTTTTGGAGAAGGCGAGTCACATCGAAGCGCCGCTGGTGCAGTCCTGCCCTCTGAACGTGGAATGCCGCTGTATTGGTGAGTATCCACTGGGAGATTATCGGCTGATTATGGGGGAAATCCTCGAGATCCACGCAGCTGATGATGCTTTTGACGCGGACGGAAAAATGGATGCACGGATTTTCGATCCGCTGGTCTACCTGGGTGGTATCCGGGAGTACTGGAATCTGGGCGAGAAGGTGGCTCAGGCCTACCAGGACGGTTTGAAACTGACGCCGCGTAAGTAACCAAACGCCATGCCGCTGGGTTTCGCGCATTAACATTTGCTCTTGGACATTGCGCTGTGGAATAATCCCAGCGCAATGTTTTTTGGGGCCCGGATCGTTTTCCTGCCGGGTCCGATTCTGATCATGACTTCAAGATTCGGGGGGAATTATGGCCCGACAGAAAACAATTCTGGATATTCAGAAAATGAAGGCGGAAGGGGAGCGGATCACCATGCTGACCGCTTATGATTATCCCTTCGCCCGGTTGATGGACCAGTGCGGCATCGATATGATCCTGGTCGGAGATTCACTCGGAACCGCAGTGGCGGGGCACGATACGACTCTGCCCGTCACCATGGACGAGATGATCTATCATGCAAAAGCCGTTGTGCGTGCCGTTGAATCGGCTTTTGTTGTGGTCGATATGCCGTTCATGTCCTATCAGACCGATGTGCGTGACGCGCGTTACAATGCGGGGCGCCTGATCAAGGAAGGCGGCGCCCAGGCAGTCAAGATCGAGGGCGGGTGCAACATGGCCGAAACCATTGCCGCCATTACAGCGATGGACATCCCTGTCGTGGGGCATATCGGTCTGACGCCCCAGTCCATCCATCGTATGGGGGGCTACCGCGTTCAGGGACGGCAGGAAGAGCAGGCTAAGCGCCTGCTGGATGATGCCCGCGCGGTTGAGCAGGCCGGGGCTTTTGCCGTGGTGCTGGAGGGGATTCCCCGCAAGCTGGCGGCGGAAATCACCCGGGAACTGAGCATCCCCACGATCGGCATCGGCGCCGGCGTCGACTGCGACGGGCAGGTGCTGGTGATTCACGACATCCTGGGATTGTGCGAGAAGTATTCTCCCAAATTCGTCAAGAAGTTCGCCGATGTTTCCGGAATGATCCGGCAGGGGATCGACGACTACATCCGCGAGGTCAAAGATGGCGAGTTCCCCACCCCGGACCATTCTTTTGATTAAATGTAACGGTTCAGCATGGGGTCACAACTCCCATGACAAGGGCCACTTTACGCCATCCCTGGCCGTTTGATTGGCGCCTTCCCTGGCGCCAAACACCCTTGTCATGGGAGCTGCGACCCCGCGACGTGAATAGATACGATTAAATTAGCGTGACGAAGCCATGAAAATTATCGAAAATGTTCAGGAGATGCAGCAGCTGTGCCTGGACGCCCGTCAAAATCGCGAGCGCATCGCGTTCGTACCGACCATGGGTTACCTGCACGAAGGGCATCTGAGCCTGGTGCGCGCCGCGCGGCAGCAGGGCGACCGGGTGGTGCTGAGTATCTTCGTCAATCCGACCCAGTTCGGCGTCGGCGAAGATTTCGACCGCTATCCCCGCGACCTGACCCGTGACGCGCAGATGGCCGAAGCCGAAGGGGCCGATTGGATCTTTGCCCCGCGCGCTTCGGACATGTATCCGCAGGGCTATGCGACTTTTGTCGACGTCGAAGGGTTGACCGAAACCCTGTGCGGGCGCAGCCGCCCCGGTCATTTCCGTGGGGTAACTACGGTGGTGGCTAAGCTGTTCGCCATCGTTCAGCCTCATGTGGCCTATTTCGGCAACAAGGATTTTCAGCAGCTCGCCGTGATCCGCCGCATGACCACCGATCTGAACTTCCCGGTGGATGTCCGCGGGCTTCCCATCGTGCGGGAAGAAGACGGCCTGGCCATGAGTTCGCGCAACGTGAATTTATCGGCGGAGCAGCGTCAGCAGGCTTTGTCCCTCTACACGTCCATCGAGCTTGCACAGCGCATGGTGCGCGAGGGTGAAACCCGCTCCGCCACCCTTATCGACGCCATCAGGTCGCGCATCGAGCAGGAACCGGACGCACAGATCGATTATGTCCAGATCTGCGACCAGGATTCGCTGCAGGACGTCGAGGAGGTCGATGCACGATCCGTTCTGCTGCTGGCGGTCAAGATCGGCGACACCCGCCTGATCGACAATCACCATTTCGCGTCCACCTTCGATGCGGCCTGATCAGGTTCTCAACACCTCCTGGAAAGAGCTTTGGTGAGCCATGGATATTCTCTACCGTGCACGTTATCTGGTGCCGATCGTCGCACCTGTCATCGAGTCCGGCGGACTCCTTGTGCGGCGCGGTCAAATTGTCGATGTCGGCCGCGCAGACGAACTCTCCGCCGCATCACCGAAGGCCAAGGTTGTCGATTTCGGCGATGACGCCGTCCTGCTGCCCCCCCTGGTCAATGCGCACACGCATCTGGAGCTGACCCATTTCCCGCAATGGGCCCGGGCGCTGGGGGAGAGTTCTCCCGGTGATGATTTTATCGACTGGATCAAGCATGTC
Protein-coding sequences here:
- a CDS encoding flavin reductase family protein, with the protein product MKKRQLGSCVTFFPQPTTLIASCDDEGQCNLMTASWAGIISKTPPTMAISLNQARKTYENIVQSGCFSVNMVPASLAVEADFCGLKSGRDLDKSEVTGLVLEKASHIEAPLVQSCPLNVECRCIGEYPLGDYRLIMGEILEIHAADDAFDADGKMDARIFDPLVYLGGIREYWNLGEKVAQAYQDGLKLTPRK
- the panB gene encoding 3-methyl-2-oxobutanoate hydroxymethyltransferase; amino-acid sequence: MARQKTILDIQKMKAEGERITMLTAYDYPFARLMDQCGIDMILVGDSLGTAVAGHDTTLPVTMDEMIYHAKAVVRAVESAFVVVDMPFMSYQTDVRDARYNAGRLIKEGGAQAVKIEGGCNMAETIAAITAMDIPVVGHIGLTPQSIHRMGGYRVQGRQEEQAKRLLDDARAVEQAGAFAVVLEGIPRKLAAEITRELSIPTIGIGAGVDCDGQVLVIHDILGLCEKYSPKFVKKFADVSGMIRQGIDDYIREVKDGEFPTPDHSFD
- the panC gene encoding pantoate--beta-alanine ligase gives rise to the protein MKIIENVQEMQQLCLDARQNRERIAFVPTMGYLHEGHLSLVRAARQQGDRVVLSIFVNPTQFGVGEDFDRYPRDLTRDAQMAEAEGADWIFAPRASDMYPQGYATFVDVEGLTETLCGRSRPGHFRGVTTVVAKLFAIVQPHVAYFGNKDFQQLAVIRRMTTDLNFPVDVRGLPIVREEDGLAMSSRNVNLSAEQRQQALSLYTSIELAQRMVREGETRSATLIDAIRSRIEQEPDAQIDYVQICDQDSLQDVEEVDARSVLLLAVKIGDTRLIDNHHFASTFDAA